In Anomaloglossus baeobatrachus isolate aAnoBae1 chromosome 6, aAnoBae1.hap1, whole genome shotgun sequence, the genomic stretch CCTGATTGTCAATGTTTAATGATGGCTGACTTGTGATTTCAACTGCGCCTTGGGTTTTATTATGTATTGTCAGTCTGGTACTCAGGTTttataccttttatatattttggtTGTTATCGTGTTGCAACATGTAATTATACCATAATTGTGTATACAGtgtaacctcggtttacgagtaacttggtgtgtgagtatttcgctatacgagcaaagcttgctgtaaatttgtaactccgtttacaagcaagctttgccgtacgagcaaaatactcaccacacacttccggttccgtacttccaccgcgctctgacccgctcttgcagtctgcacaaacacgcacacacattatggtcaccttaccttccgttccatcgccggcgtcTCAGTTCTTATAGTTCGCcgttacaggatgtgtatcgggtaaccattgcgacgatggaggaacttccgctgttggccgctactcaaagacagcgctctgaccaatcagaggcaagctacacctgcctttgacatcagcgctctggcagcagaagttcctccctcgtcgcaatggttatccgatacacatcttgtactggcggactacaaaaaccaggaggccggcgagggaacggaaggtaaggtgatcataatatgtgtgtgtgtgtgcgtgcgtgtttgtgcatgtttgtgcgtgtgtggaatggcacaataggggaccaggatgggacatttaacaagttgtggattgAATTGTcctcattgcaatgatttcctatgggaaatcatgctttgctgaacgagtaacttggttaaccccttaacgacccatgacgtactagatacgtcatggatcgtgtgccggtaagccccgccccctgccgccggtcggcggcggcgatcggcgcacatatcagctgttatcaacagctgatatgtgtgcctgctagccgcgggtggaatcgcttccacccgcggccattaaccccttacatttcgctgccaaagtcttggcagcgatatgtatatgggcgccgccatgacagtgacttaccccgcccccgccggaagtcacgtgacatgatcacgtgactttcggcggttgccatggtagcacagggtcatgtgatgacgcctgtggctaacatgagtcacttcctctcaatgccggaatacagccggcattgaaagtgaagcagcaaatctgcagttctcagctctgtagctgagatctgcagatagtgcagagcgatcggattgctgatcacaatagccccctagggggactagtaaaataaaaaaataaaaaaagtaaaaaaaaaaagtttaaaaaaaaataaaaaaacctaaaagttcaaatcacccccctttcaccccattgaaaattaaagggttaaaaaaataaaaaatacacacatatttggtatcgccacgttcagaaatgtccgatctatcaaaatataaaatcaatgaatctgatcagtaaacggcgtagcggcaaaaaaattccaaacgccaaaattacgttttttggtcgccgcaaattttgcgcaaaatgcaataacaggcgatcaaaacgtagcatctgcgcaaaaatggtaccgttaagaacgtcaggtcgagacgcaaaaaataagccatcactgagcctcagatcctgaaaaatgagaacgctacgggttttggaaaatggcgcaaaacgtgcgccacgtttttcggacaagcttgtgaattttttttaaccccttagatacaagtaaacctatacatgtttggtgtctataaactcgcaccgacctgaggcatcatacccacacatcagttttaccatatagtgaacacggtgaataaaatatcccaaaaactattgtacaatcccactttttttgcaatttttccgcacttggaatttttttgccgttttccagtacactatatggtaaaccttatggtttcatttaaaagtacaactcgtcccgcaaaaaacaagccctcatatggcaagattgatggaaaaataaaaaagttacgcctctcggaagaaggggagcaaaaaacaaaaacgcaaaaacggaaagtgcccgggggctgaaggggttaataagcacaatcccagaacggattgttctcgttaaccaaggttccactgtatttggttCCTTTACTGGACATCCTGTATAGGCAAATGAGGATAGGTTTTATTATAGGCTTGCCTCCTGTTTGTACCTAAAAAATTACATAGCCaataggatttatttatttttttcttttttgtgccattttttttttgcttattgttttttcaaataaaggcaTTTATACGGTGacctttaaaatgttttattctttttttccTTCTGTCTCTATTGGGTTTCAGTAATCAGGCAGTGCAACGTGCCCTAATAGCCAGGAGAGGTCACTGTGCTACGTGAGTTTGTGACTCTACCACATTGTGTTCTCAGACGCTGCAGCTTGAGTCTCCTAAACCTTAAGAATCAAATCGCAGTACGCTGccttattgaataacatgggtGCGAGTGCAACCAATTGGTTTGCACTTGTCTGATTTTATACAGTGGTGTGAGCCCTGATACTGGTTCCATTGTAATGACTATACTGCCAATATACAAAGCTTTCAGATCCAACCAGGGATAGACTGGTCATGTCTCTTTATGATTTtgtgactaagggtatgtgcgcacgtgtgcgtattgcatgcagttacgctgcgttctgcaccgcagcgtaactgcatgcgtcctgcgtcccctgcataatttatggagattgtgcaggagccgtgcgcacgtggcgtcttagagcgcagcgcttcggctgctgcccgaatcgctgcgttcttagaagtgacatgtcacttctttcgtgcggtttgcatgctgtctatagggagaggcagcatgcagagcgcacgttctctgccggcaccatgcgcttcagaacggagcttttcagctgcgctctgaagcgtaccttttaggtgcggtgcagagtgcgcacatagcctaatggttaaTGTGTAACTCACATTTTACCAGTCGGGATGTTGACTTAGGTATCGATCATACAATATTTTAATGTTTCTAACTGAATAAAAATCCTTAGTTATAATTGCTGCAACATACATTCTTGGGCTTAGGGCCTTATTAGTGTCCTACTGGAATAATTTTATACAtttatacttattttttttttttttggtctctcTTGAGGGTTCTACAAATGCAAAAGAGCTGTCTGAAAAAGGAGTGAAAATTTGGGATGCAAATGGTTCCAGAGAATTTTTAGATAAACAGGGATTTGTATCCCGAGAGGAAGGAGACCTTGGACCTGTATATGGATTTCAGTGGAGGCATTTTGGGGCCGAGTACAAAGACATTCACACAGgttaagaggaaaaaaaaacctaTGATTTTGATGTATTTCTTGGTGACACTTGGTCACCCTGAGATCCAACATATTATGTCTTCATATCTGCAGATTATACAGGGAAAGGTGTTGATCAGCTACAGCAAGTAATAGACACAATCAAGAATAATCCAGATGATCGGAGAATCATCATGTGCAGCTGGAATCCTAAAGGTACAGATAAATTTGCAAGGGCATGGTTTATCATATCTATTAAAAGCTGATTTGACTACCAAAAAATTGTCGGTACTTAAAGGAAGTCTGTTGCTACAAAATGACTTTGTGAGCTATGTGCTCCCTTAGTTTGACCAACCTGATCAGTGCACCCCCACTGCAACTTCTCCCCATCGATATCCGCTGCGCTCtctcttgattgacagctctggcttcatagaaacCAAGTGAAGGCAGAAATACTTGTGGTATTTCTAAGTGGGAAGGTGCAGTCTGACCCCGCTGAGGTtcttttgaacagtcattttgttctGACAAACTACTTTTAAAATTAGTGGTCTTTCATCTTAAGCACCTATTTAATGTATTGGTACTCATTTACCCACAGAATAAGGACAAAACTGTACAAATTTAACgcaaacctgtcagcagaatttagaACTATAAAGTAAATACCTGGCCATAATGGCGCTGTGATGCTGCATGGATACCTGCAGTGAAGAAATCCGACCTTCGTTGAATAATTGTGCTCTTAGTTTTCGTGATGACGTCATCTGCACATCAATGCGGGACTAGGGGGTAGGGTCTTCTTTTAAacctgcctcctctgtttcttcTATAGGTCACGGATTACTCAGTGACCTGCCTCGTTTTTGACGTTCCGTGCAGACACCAGCATTGGGGTGGGCAGCACGTGTGCAGGGTGATTCTCCGGGTGGTctgcaggtcttcaataaaatagcGCTGGATTCAGTGCAAGCACAGACCGAGATTTCAGCTCAATAACTTCTTGATTAAGCTGAAATCTTGATCTGcgcatatgccacatccggcaccaTTTATTGAAGACCTGCAGAATCCCACTTCGCATGCACTGCCCACCGTGCTCATGGTGCTGGTGTGGAATTAtaaaaggaggcaggtcactgaacaATAAATGTAGAAGAAACAGAGGAGACCGGTGGAGGGGCAGAGAAGGAGCAGACAATCCTGCCCCGATGCACAGATTATGTCATCATGAAAACTTTACAGGACGCTTAttcagttaggctactttcacacatccggtttgagccgtgcggctcaatccggctgtgaaacctatgcaacggatgcggcgaaaacaccgcatcctttgcataagtttttacatgcggccggtccgtttttttccggttgcggcacgctactgagcatgcgcagtggaagaaactgcatgcggcggccggatgcgtttttttccgcatccggcgtccataggcatgcattgaaaaatgtgccgcagcggccggatgcggcgcgatgcggtttttttgccggagcaaaaaacgttgcaggcaacgttccatccggccgcggtatcggctaaatctgccgcatgcggcaaaaaccggaccgaacgcaagcccatgcggcacaatacggcactaatgtaagtctatgcaaaaaaaacgcaaccagcggcaaaaaaaactgtagcgttttttctgcagagcgccgtattgcaaaaaccggatgtgtgaaagtagcctaatcaaAGATCTGATTTCTTCACTACAGGTATCCATGAAGTCTCATTCAGTATAGGGCTCAAGTGAGAAAAGACGTGACCTCAGTGACAGAACCCTGAGATAATGTGAAGAGGactggagcctatggctcaccctggcGGACTTAGAGAGCCATCGGGGCCCAGCAGCAGATGCAGGGATAATGAAGAGGGGGgaagggaaggagacacagacccgacAGCTTAAGGACAAGTTCCAAGATAGCAGTGAACTCCAGTGTTGCGTGTGTTATTGTCTATGATGACGACTGCCAACGGAGTGATGGTCACTAGCCTGAAAAAActagtgtcatgcaccccacctgaAGTCACATCCGCTCACGGGGTCTCCTTGGCGAAGAAATGCGGTGCACGAGCTCCCCCTCTTTCATAACTACGAAAAGGGAATTGACAAGGTTTTCAGGAAAATAGTGCCAAACACTATGCACTATGATGTCCCTTTGTAGTTATATTGATGTACTGACAAACAGATATGTTACACTTGTCTGTATTCAGCCTTTTAATGCTTTATTTCCATTGCAGATCTTGCGATGATGGCGTTGCCACCGTGCCATGCTCTCTGCCAGTTCTATGTAATTAACAGTGAGCTGTCATGCCAGCTGTATCAGAGATCCGGAGACATGGGCCTTGGAGTGCCATTCAATATTGCCAGCTATGCTTTATTAACATACATGATTGCACATGTCACTGGACTGAAGGTATTTAAAGTTATTCTAATTTTTATAATTTAAAGGGGGTTGTCAAAGCCCATGATATTGATAACTTTTCCTTACAGTAGCTGAGCCGGTCGGTGGGGAGCAGGCGTCAGACACCCACTGATCTGACAGAAAGTATGTTCTGGCGCTGGATGTAAGCAGTGGACAGATGGAAAGGCACTGCTGTTAGCTATGTGGTGGCTGCCggcagggtggattgatttaaatcacgccgatttaaatcatgatttaaatcacgatttaaatcaaaagatttttttctatttaaatcggatcgatttaaatcatgattttaatcatgatttaaatcactgatttaaatcaaaaggttttttttaatataaatcatgattaaaatg encodes the following:
- the TYMS gene encoding thymidylate synthase isoform X2, which produces MADNTWSSLTTSCNTWSRSGTSFNGVTVKRTGPVPGLCLCSVCRLGTACEGSTNAKELSEKGVKIWDANGSREFLDKQGFVSREEGDLGPVYGFQWRHFGAEYKDIHTDYTGKGVDQLQQVIDTIKNNPDDRRIIMCSWNPKDLAMMALPPCHALCQFYVINSELSCQLYQRSGDMGLGVPFNIASYALLTYMIAHVTGLKVGDFIHTLGDAHVYLNHIEPLEKQLQRKPKPFPKLKILRTVENINDFKAEDFQLEGYDPHPTIKMEMAV